The nucleotide window AAAATTTCAGAGAAACAGTAGTAAGTATATTTATAGATAACGGAACGGAAATCAGGAGAGATGAAAAACTTGTAGAATGGTTTTTAAAAGAAGTCTATCCTGAACTGAATAAAGTAAATAATGTTGAAATACTTGTAGATAACAAAGATTTTGGAGTATATGTCCAGTAAGCTGAAAGCAAATCAAATGGAAAATAAAGTTTTGAAAAAACGAAAAATTGAGGTATACTATACATAATAATATAAATTATTAATATAATATAGATTTGAAGGAGATGATTCGTAATGGATGTAAGGTTACAGGAAAAATATGACTTGTATATCGACGGAAAGTGGGTGCCTGCTTCTGACGGTGCAACGTTGAAAGTTATTAATCCTGCTACGGGAAAGGAGATTGCAAATATCTCGGAAGCGACTTCGGAAGATGTGGATAAGGCTGTAAAAGCTGCACAGAAAGCATTTGACAGCTGGAAAAACAGTTCTCTGATAGAAAGACAAAATTTATTGTTGAAAATAGCTGATATTATTGATGAAAACAAAGAACTTTTGGCTACAGTGGAAACTATGGATAACGGTAAACCTATCCGTGAAACTATGGCTGCAGATATTCCATTAGGAGCAGATCATTTCAGATACTTTGCGGGAGCTATTCGTGCCGAAGAAGGTACAGCAAATATGCTGGACGGAAATACAATGAATATCATTCTAAGAGAGCCTATAGGTGTTGTAGGACAAATAATCCCTTGGAATTTCCCTTTTCTTATGGCTGCATGGAAATTGGCACCGGCTTTGGCTGCAGGATGTACTGTAGTTCTTAAACCGTCAAGCCATACATCTCTTTCAGTGCTTGAATTAATGAGATTAATAGGAGATGTTGTTCCTAAAGGAGTAATTAACGTTGTAACAGGAAGCGGATCCAAATCAGGAGACTTTATGTTGAAGCATAAAGGATTTAAAAAGTTGGCATTTACAGGCTCAACAGCAGTAGGTCAGGAAGTTTATTCTGCTGCATGTTCTCATATGATACCGGCAACATTGGAACTTGGAGG belongs to Pseudoleptotrichia goodfellowii and includes:
- a CDS encoding aldehyde dehydrogenase family protein — its product is MDVRLQEKYDLYIDGKWVPASDGATLKVINPATGKEIANISEATSEDVDKAVKAAQKAFDSWKNSSLIERQNLLLKIADIIDENKELLATVETMDNGKPIRETMAADIPLGADHFRYFAGAIRAEEGTANMLDGNTMNIILREPIGVVGQIIPWNFPFLMAAWKLAPALAAGCTVVLKPSSHTSLSVLELMRLIGDVVPKGVINVVTGSGSKSGDFMLKHKGFKKLAFTGSTAVGQEVYSAACSHMIPATLELGGKSANIFFEDCDWDIAMEGAQLGILFNQGQVCSAGSRIFVQDTIYDKFVDSLAKIFDKVKVGNPLDPNTQMGSLIYESHLKDVLNYIEIGKKEGARLVTGGVRIEDEEHKDGFYLRPTIFADVKNDMRIAQEEIFGPVVVIEKFHSEEEVIKMANDSIYGLGGGLFTRDLNRAIRVARAIETGRMWVNTYNAFPAGAPFGGYKQSGIGRETHKIILEHYTQMKNIIINLNEKTIGMYETK